Below is a genomic region from Raphanus sativus cultivar WK10039 chromosome 4, ASM80110v3, whole genome shotgun sequence.
AAATTAATTCCTCTTTTTAATGTACTACTATAgtattaaattcaaatttatacaAACTACCTATTATTGTAACAAGTTAATACATATATCTAATATGCAAactaataatattgttttaaatcatataaaattcgttttaaatcattttatttgcaaatataatagtaaaaaaaaatattgtaaaatgagcaaacattttatttaaaaaaattatagttataaaaaaaactttgacaTCATGtctgtcaaaaaaaatataatgagcACGAAACACACATAGTTGagttgaagaagaaaacaatttaatttttaaaaataagtagCTAAACTGAACAAACAAATTTGAGTGTCTtcataaatgttaaaaaaataaaaatatagccattgcaaaattttaaaaaattgaagatagtacccgcacgggcgtgcgggtccaACACTAGTATAACTTTAATAATAGTTGCGTAACGTAATAAATCTAATACATACTATAAACGGTTCCGGAGAGTATATACTGAGTGGGTCCCGTATTTGTGGTTAAATGATATAATTGTAGAGGAAATGATTAAGGTAAATATTcagtaataaattttaaatttctaataaaTAGGTCCAACAACTttgtttaattagatttttcAAAACtcattctcttttaatagtattgactagattttggatccgcgcgcccgcgcggatgtatgtttggaaagatgaaatagtaaataaaaatttagaggcttttatatttgtgtattttgttcggtttgttgagtatttgattaaaaagtatgattttatataaatatccatttttttagaatgaaaatattattgtgtttttttttaaattcaatttattATAACTTGTGTATGTAAGGTTATATATTCTAAACTTTGAATtacatgatttttatttttttttagaataatggaaatttaccaaaattaaataattttgaaaataatattgtgtatactttttaattataatttagtaTAACATGTGTATGTAAGCTTAAATATTCTAAACttttaattacatgatttcttaaaatctaaaaaGTAATGGAAATGAAcccaaattattttgttttgaaaattatattatgatagGCCAGAATAGCAATAAGGTCCAATTTGCTAATATATTGAATGGAATTTGGTCACTAATATGCGAAGcccattatatttttttgtccgCGAAACTAACAGAAAAAATGGTTAACACTTGTTTTccataaacaatttttttttctttctcttattTTGTTTCTGTCGGTGTACAGacctatctctctctctctttctctctctctttcttatcTCTTTTCATGTTCTTGTCGATGTTCTTGTAGAGAACAGGTCAAAATCGTGAATCAAGAATCAAAATATACAATTCTTTTGCTTAATTTTCAACCGGGTGAAGGAACAGAGTTAATCTAAGGTTCTGTTCCTGTTCTTTTAATGAGATTAATCGTTTGTTTTCTTCAAGCCCTAACAATAGGATGTAATCGACCGAGCGGGtgtcacattttttttaatttttgtttgtattaaatattatacatgatttgcaaagtgtatattaatataacatttagaAACATAATAATGTGTTTACatacatcaaatatttttttttgcgttCTACACTAAATTATATGACCggacatcatataaacaaatccaaaatttgaataattagatttatgtataaaatatctataaaataaaatttatgaattaaaagtaaaaaaatagataaatatgagtatggtattaaaaattgatacattGGTTTTAACATtcgtaagaaaataaaaatattgtatacaATTTATTCCATATAATATTCGATTTGTATAGTTATAtccataattttcaaaataaatcacGTTAGGAAGGATCCATAACTGTCTTGGCCGATTGTACATGTCAACTTAATTAATTTATGAGTTTATGTCTATTTTAATTGCTTCTTGGTTAActttctaaataatattattatactaaataTTATGAGAATACTGAATATATGAATTTAAACTTGGTTAgaaatattttcacaaaatatataatttttgaaaaattttaattagctaAAATAGGTAGGAATGTgatctaaatttgtaataagtatttatttgtataagtgatattatatattttaaaaatttacccgattaaataattgtttaatatgaCATTTCTAAACAtaagttgtattttttttttagaatatgacccgtatacttaataaaaattgatatcgTTGACTGATATGGAGCAAGCGTAGATATAGGAAAAATTAGTAATGATGCtttgttttgaaaaatgaatatttaataaatatattttgcagTTAATTGCACTGCAGTTAATTTAATTGTAAAGATATTTTGTGGGTTAGAAGGTGCGTGAATTACTTATATATGAGATGAAATGTAGATAAAACGACATAGTTAAAAGTTAGTGGCATAGGTATGTAATTTTTTAGGAAAATTTAGGGTTATTTACTTTTAGATATTAGAGTGAGTATCAATTATAAATAGCTTTAAATGTCATTAATgtacattaatttaaaaatttcgaaaatttaaGACTATTTTAGGATGGACATGCGCATGTTAAAAAGAAGGCCCAAAGACAATGATAATAGGccacatttttttaattgtgaTGGCAGTGGCATGGAATGGTAATATTTGTGCAAAACTAAGGGGATAGagttatttgtacttcagtattaatattttagatagaTTAATCCAAAATTTTTACTTCAAAGTTCAAACAAAGCTAAAAACTAAACCAATctatataaacataaactaattatatatatatatatatatatatatatatatatatatatattcttattaaaGTCaagtattataaaatataattctgCGTTTTAAAAGGTGGATCAGAATATGAGCTTATTTGTGTAATAACCATATATTGGGTGTAAATTAGGTAACAACCATTGCTTTTGACATAATGTAATGTTAGGCATTATACCATTTTCCAGCCGATTTTACCTTTTATTTTAACAAGTCTCCAGTCAACGTgtataatataaaagaaaaaaaagaatcatcaACATTACACGTTTATTGACCACATACATATGCACTGATTGTTCTGTTCTATATAACTTAAATAGTATAAGATTATATAACGTTACTCACAACCTTTAATACTAAATATTACCTCAATCCAtaaataataaaccctaaatctcaatcattaaaccgaaccgaaatataaactataatatatatttataatattttttacaaaaaaaaatccaaaataatatataatattttgtaatattacaCTATACTATACAAAACCAGTGCGAAAACCCCTTGTGCTCCACTATGCTTTCAACTCCAATAACTTGCAGAATATGAAGAAATCCGAAACTCCAATGCATATAGTCACACACGCCTTGTGACTGCAGATCGAAGACAGCTCTGAAACCTCTGTTTCTTATGCTAGCAGCCTGCCACTATCTCGACTTGTGAGTAAGCTGAAATCTTCTCACATAGTAGCATATTCTTGCACCCTTGGAGAACTGTAGAGAAACCctgattttataaactcgaAATCATCTCAACCGATTCAACTGACTTGTGAATCTTTCCTCTGTAAACTTGTGCAGCTGCAGCGAAGAACGTCTTACAGTTTTCCTTCTTCTCTTGTAAACGAAAAATCTCTTTCACCTGATCTTGTACCTCGGTCTATCCTCTGATTTTTGTCCTAATCAGATTTCCCACGTGTATAGAACCACATAACCACCAGCTTCATATGTCTCTCCTCCTCGAGACGTGGAATCCACGAATCAATGAGCctgtgctctgataccacttgttgcgGAATTCGTGGTtcttctgataccacttgtagagtCAATCGTAACTCTAACAAGACTTCGTTGGGGGATTCGTACAATCCCCTAGTCCCTTGATCTTTCCCATTGATTCAATCCTTGTTCATGACATAAGAGTTTTTCACCCAGTTCACGCCGCAACACACTATATCTGGGGTGGATCCAGGatccacaacatccactatgAAGTATCGGAAAACACCTCCGATGTGGTTTACAAGACCATtactctctctctgttcctgGGTATGCAAACCCTAGAGAGTATAAAGAGATAATACAAGAGTACATGGCTAAGAGTTAAGCCTAGAACAACCaatcatctctagcttactctATCTCTCTAAGAGACGCCATGGAAGCCTTCCTGGATGCTTGAGGCTCGTGCCTCCCAGAAGCTTGGTTTAGAGATCCATGTCGTGATCTCTCCTTTTTTGTATTGTCAGCACTTAACCTAATGGGCTTTATCTATTAGGCCCATAAGTTGTCCACGCGTAATTTGTGCAACTCTGCCCAGCCGATGAACAAGTCTGATGGGCTTGATCAAACCTCacaaactcaaatataaataagGGAAAATTGACTTTTTAATCCTCAACTTTCAAAAATAAGCCAAAAAACCTTCGACTCCAAAATACGCCATTTAAAACATGAACTCCTGGTCAAACACGAAAAAATCATCAACTATCTTTGACCAAGCCGTTTTAACATCCTAATTAATCTTCTGTTAATTAAGACTTAACAGTCGTTTATTCTCTAAACGGCGtcgttttgaaaaataaaaaaaactaatctaaaCTCGAAGATTCCCAATTCATCTCCCTCAAATCCCTAAtttttcatctcttctcttttctaaCAAAACTCTCTCGTTCTCTAGCTCACAAACTCTCTCGTTCTCTATCTCATCTCTTCTCTAGCATCATGACTGCTTTCTTTTAGAATGTATTTGGTTTATGACATTGTGTTCTTGTGTTTGGTGTATGACATTATGTTATGTTTAAGTGAAGCATTGTAGAGACAATTTTCGATCTATGACATGACTAAGACAGACAAAAGACAAAGTTTGAAACATGTTTAATCTTAATcgacaaagacaaagaaaaagacaacatctgaaacataaaaaaatccacataaaacatccaaaatatcaATCATTCAAAAGACAAATCATCCAAAAGCAAAAGACAAAGCATCCAAAAGCATTGAAAGAGTCATTACAAGAGTCATTAAAAACAGCAAGAGATGATTGTTCAAAAGAAACATCAGAAACAGAGTGATTACAAGAGTCATTACAACCACAAACACCTCATCCTTGAGGCACCTCTTGTGATTGTTCTTGGGACATTCCTGTCGATGGATGTGCTTGTTCTTGGGACATTCCTGCTCTCGAGATAATTTTGTTGATGAAGAAGATTCATTCTGaccttttttttctctcatacTTGCTTGGTCGACCACGGTTTCCTAATCTATAGGGTGGTGGTAAGACGGGTAATCTATTAAGCAGATGCCACAACTTCATGCCTTGTACAAGCCTAATACCACGAGAGTACGTCAAACGCCTCATGTTAGCAGTGTAGTAGATTAGgttagagaagagaagagatgaaaaaTTAAGGATTTGAGGGAGATGAAATGGGGATTTTCGAGTTTAGATTaggttttttattatttttccaaAACGACACCGTTAGAGACTAAACGGCTGTTAAGTCTTATTTAACGGAAGATTAATTAGGATGATAAAACGGCTTGGTCAAAGATAGTTGATGATTTTTTCGTGTTTGACCAGGAGTTTGTATTTTAAATGGCGTATTTTGGAGTCGAAGATTTTTTTAGCTTATTTTTGAAAGTTGAGGATTAAAAAGTCAATTTTcccatataaataataatatttatttataatatttacataactacgtaaaagaaaagataaattgGTAAtgagaataaaacaaaataataaacatatgtaaataataattgTAGAGAATagaacaaagaagaaaaagttaACCGGTTGTATTGAAGAATAGTTtggtatatattttagaaaatacgtGGAATATCTTgatcaaattttgttttatttagaTCACTAAATATGGTAAATTGTATGGGTATGGAGTGCAAATACTcaacttttttttggtttcccTCAGAATTTTCAGGGATtgtgaatatttattaaatactaAGGGCTCAATTGCAATTTAACGAATCTAAAGTTCGTCGACAAAACAAGTCTTTTGTTCGTCTGTTGGATCCAAAGTCcagacctctctctctctccctcccgGCTCAGATCGCTTGCTTGAACAAGACGACGGTGACCATGCCGAATCTAACACTTgtgctcttcttcttttccaCTTTATTATTCACATCCTCCTTTGCTTTCCAATCAGACGAGCTCCTCCTGGATGACGAGGAGTTTGGTCTTGAGGGAGGATCCCATCCTCGCTCGCCGGAACCGGTTACAACCGATTCACCTCCGAAGCAGGCTCCGAGTACCCGTAGACGGTACTCGGATCCTGATCTGGACTCCAAGATCCAATTCACCCTCGAACATGCCTTCGGAGACTCTGGTTTCTCCTCCGCCGGTACTTTCTCCGCTCGCCTCAAGACTTGGAGCCATGGTGGTCAGGTCTGCTCTCTTCCCCACCATCATCCATCGATCTATCTTAGTTTAGAGAATCGGAGATAAAGCTTCGGACTTTGGTGAAGTGGTATATTACAAAGAACTCAAAATTGATTTGCTAATTTACCATTAAATCTTGTCGGATGCAGACATTAACGAAACTGCGGTTCTCTAGGAATGAGTTTTCTGATGAAGAGAAAGCTGCCTTTCAAGTAAGTActggtttttgtttctttatttttttttttctttttgaaaaacacaaagtGTAGAATCTCATGTCTTTATTGTGAAAACTCCTTCTGTAGAATCTGCTGAAAGGAGATGACTTTTATAGAATAAGACTCCCATCTAATGTTGTCACTCCACCTGGGAGAGAGTATGTGATTGCATCTGTGAGAGCTGTAAGTTCACTTCTTCACCCTTTTTTCAATCTTTGACCTTAAGTACTCAAGTTTGCAGTTGATATAAGTCCAAACCTGTTACCTTGGAATGATTAAAACCTAGAAACGTTTCATTGCCATTACTAATTGCTTGCCTTTTGTTactttcttttctctctctctctctctctgctctaTCTACATGGTTTTAATACGCTGTAACTTTGATTACAGAGATGTCTTCCACGGGATGGTTTGGATGAGCATATCGTTATACACatggtaatatattatttttgaatcacTTTCTTACAGTTTAGGTTTCAGCGTCGTGTGACAATTAGTTTCTCGCTATTTATTTACTTGTCACACTTTCCTACTCAATTGCAGGATGGTGCCAACATTTTGGCGGTCAGTTACGGCTCTCCTGGAGCATGCCCGTATCCTCGACAGTTGAAACTTGTAAGTAACACATGTTAGAATGGTATTCTAAAAAGTTCTGATATGTTGTTTACTGAACCTGGTTCTTAGAATGGTATTGATTTAGAGTGTGataaatgttttgtgtttaatatAGCCAGGAAAATGGACATTTAACTCCCACACTATCTTGAGGAGTAGTGAGCAGGCACCAAGGTAGAAACATCAGTTGGTGTACATCTATTCAAGTGATTTTGAGTTATTGACATACAACTTAACCTTATTTGGTAAACTGTCTTTACGCAGGACTCCGATATTCACGGAGGAGATTCTTGGCAGTAGCGAGAATATGGAAGGTGAAGCAGAAGCGCCAGTTGAGAGATCATTTTGGGCAAAATATGTGAGTTTTATATTAGAGTAAACACACATTAGTTTCGTTTTACATAATGAAATTATAAACCGTGGATGTGACttgaaaataattgaaattttgGTATTATTACAGTGGATGTACTTGATACCACTTGGACTCATAGTGATGAATGCTGTGACACAAGCGAGTAACATGGCTGAAGAACAAACTGCGGGGACTCAAGGGCAAGCACCAGCAGCCATTCAGCGCGGTTCCGCACCCaggagaagatgatgatgattcctTTCTCAGTTTCTTGTAAtcgtgattttttttaatattatcttttgtGGAGCTATGTCACTGGAACAACCTGCCTTCTTAGGCTAGACCAGACTCTCCAGCTGGTGTTGTGACTGGCTTAACATTGTTATTTGATTTTACATGTAACAAATAATTTTAGTCTTCATTGTATGTCATAGTGGCATGATTCaggttttatattttatcttttctaaataacattttgaaaccatagttttcttttgatcatatatatcgcattcaaaatcaaaactaGCATAATGCATTGTTTAGGGAAATAAACAACTGAGGAGTAAATATTCAAAATCGGTGCGTTTATCATATTTCTGAACCCAGCGACGAAGCTTTAGCATCTAGAGATCGCGTTAGGACATTTCAAGGAATGGTCTGTCCCTGAGATCCTGACCAACGTTCGTGACTACATGAAGCCTGTCTTTTGAGAAAAACTAAAGCTAAAGCTGCCATAGAATATGTGATTGCAAGTTTGGCTCCTAAGCTGGAGGTTGTTTGATGCATTTAGAGTTATCACTAAATGTGATCAGTTGTCTTATTTCCTCATctattaaataatgaaaaacaCAACAGTGTTGTGTCTTCTAGCTCCCATGTTTTCTTTGAAATCTCTTTTAAATGGAAATATATGTTCTTCTTACGCAAAGATTAAAATAACTCACCACATAGAGACGCTACAGAGTATAACAACTAGTCATATgtatcaatcatataaaatttttgCATAGAAACATCAAATGAAATGAAGAAAATTCAGAGACATCTTATACATTGAAATGGATGGGAGTATTGTTTGATGGTAATAAGGAAGACAAGTCTCCATATGCAATATTGTGATCTACTACCATACAATAGACAACTTAATTATAGATGCATTAACAAAcatgagaaaaagaaagaaactgaaaaTGTCTCACTCAAGCGAAGAAACATGTTTGATTTTCCTAGGCGGCTCATTTTGCCTGGGGGTGGGAAGCAATAAACTCAACAGCAAGATCGATGGACTGTATCTTATCTGCTTCGTTATCAGGTATCTCGAATCCAAACTCTTCTTCGAGTGCCATAACCACCTCCACTGTGTCCAAACTATCCAACCCTAGATCATTCTGGAAGTGTGCCTTTGGTGTCACCTGCAACGACACGAATCACACCTACTTTTTTTAAGTATCAAGTCAAATCAAACTCACATATATATGCTTCATCAGGTTCTTGTCCACATagagagaaaaacaaaacaaaacaaaagaacacaAATTTGGAGAATAAAGCAACGCAAAGATTCAGAGACCACTAAAATTCAGCAAATCTATCATTCCAAtcaaaaatcaaactaaatgGGTTTCTAGATCGGCGGTGGTAGAAGAACTGAGGTTCGCAAATACCTTAGAAGGCTCTACTTTCTGGAAATTTTTGACAACAGAGACAACACGATCTGTGACTTCGGATTTGTCGAGGAACGACCCTCTGACTTCCTCGGAGAAACGACGACCAAGAATAACGTACAAGGGAGCTACGCCTCGATGATGAGAAGCGATGCTGGAGCTTCGGAGAGTAGGAGGCGTGACACTGATTCTAAGGTATCGAAGTAGAGCATTTCTCGACGCCATTTCTCTTGCTAATAGAAATAAACCCTAGAaccttcttctctttctctcgttTTTTAAGAGAGGTCGAAGAAAAGATTTCGTTAGATGAGTTGCCAAACGACGTAGCATAATTCAAAGCATTGGACTCTTGTGCGTATATCTGAATCCGGAGCCCATTACGAAATGGTAGGCACCACAGTTACAATAACCTTTGACTGACTAAAAATCTCTAGTTAATATAGCCATCATTTCATATGGTCTCTCTAGATGCTCTCACCT
It encodes:
- the LOC108849389 gene encoding acyl carrier protein 2, mitochondrial-like gives rise to the protein MASRNALLRYLRISVTPPTLRSSSIASHHRGVAPLYVILGRRFSEEVRGSFLDKSEVTDRVVSVVKNFQKVEPSKVTPKAHFQNDLGLDSLDTVEVVMALEEEFGFEIPDNEADKIQSIDLAVEFIASHPQAK
- the LOC108848928 gene encoding uncharacterized protein LOC108848928 — encoded protein: MPNLTLVLFFFSTLLFTSSFAFQSDELLLDDEEFGLEGGSHPRSPEPVTTDSPPKQAPSTRRRYSDPDLDSKIQFTLEHAFGDSGFSSAGTFSARLKTWSHGGQTLTKLRFSRNEFSDEEKAAFQNLLKGDDFYRIRLPSNVVTPPGREYVIASVRARCLPRDGLDEHIVIHMDGANILAVSYGSPGACPYPRQLKLPGKWTFNSHTILRSSEQAPRTPIFTEEILGSSENMEGEAEAPVERSFWAKYWMYLIPLGLIVMNAVTQASNMAEEQTAGTQGQAPAAIQRGSAPRRR